CGCTGATCATGATGGGCTGGGCGCTGGCGCAGTTTCCCTACCTGATCTACCCGGACTTTCGCATCCTGGAGTCGGCCGCCGAGCCCGCGGTGCTGCGCCCGGTGCTCATTGCCCTGGCGGCCGGCTCGGTGCTGCTGGTTCCCTCCTTTCTCTACCTCTACGCGATCTTCAAACCCCGGGAGGCGCCCGAGCTCGCCGGCGATGAGGAGCGCGTGAACGAGCCCTGAGCTTTGGGGGCGTGCCGGGCTTCGGCCTGGCTGCCCATCCGCTGGCTTCGAGGGGCCTGCTTCGGGATGATCGCGGAAGTTTTGGGCGCTCAAGGCGCGCAAAAAAAGCCGGGGCACAAGCCCCGGCTTTTTGGGTGATACGAATGGGAGAGGCATCCCCCGACGAGGCGGTGAGGCCGGCGTCGGGGAGAGGAGCTCAGCGGGTGATGACGCGGGTGGCGCCGACCTCCAGGCGCACCCCGGAGCCCTTCAGCTCAGTGGCGGCGGCTTCGGCCGGGGCGGTGCAGTGGATCAGGCGCACGCCGGGGCCGGTGGCCACGCCGCCGGCGGCGCACCACTGCTTCGCCTCCACGGGTAGCTCGTCAGGAGAGGCGTCCACCTCTTCGCCCACTTCGAAATCGGGACCGACATCGGAGTCAACCTTTGCCGAGCCGTCGTCGACGTTGCAGGCCAGGCTCAGCGCCAACGCCAGCATCAGCGCCGGGATGTGGAGTTGCATCATGGGGTTCATGCTCGCCTCCAGGGCTCAGTCGGAGAAGGTCAGGATGCACTCCAACGAGGAGTTGGAGTTGAGCGGGCAGGTGGTGCTGGAATAGTTCAGCAGATGCATCTCGCGGGTGCTGTCTCCCTGGGCGACTCCGGCGATGTATTCGCCTTCGGTGAAGTAGCAGCAGCCCCAGTCGCCGGCGTTGATCACGTGGTCGGCTGAGCCGGCTCCGGCAACACCGTTGGCGTTGCGACTATCGCGCCAGCGGCCGGAGGGTTCGTCGTAGGAGAAGACGTAGGGGCCACGGGAGCCCAGCTCCACGTTGCTGTTGCCCCAGTAGCGCATGGAGATGGTGTAGGTGCAGCCATCGTGGCAGAGATCGTGAAGGCGCTCGGAGGGGATGGGCACCGTTTCACGCCGGCGTTGGTTGCGGATCACCAGGCGAGTGGTGTCGCGTTCGATGTAGCCGGAGCTGACGCTGTTGTCGGGGGCCTTGACGATCTCGAATTCCCGCACGCGCAGGTCGCCCTGCAGGGTGCCGCCGCTCAAGGGCAGGTAGCTGGCCTGAGCCTGGGCCTGCGTGAGGTAGGCGTTGGCCGGGGTGCCGCCGAGGGAGGCGGCATCCAGGTTGGTGGTGTCCACGCTGAAGGTGTTGCCGTTGAGCGTGAGGTGGTCGCCGGCGGTGTAGGACATCTGCCAGGCGCAGGTCCACTGGCTGCCGTCGTAGCTGGGGATCTGGTTGGGAGCGCAGCTCAGATCGCCGAGGGTGGAGCCCAGGGCGTCGCGCACCTGGGCGAGGGTCAGCCCGCCGGAGAGTTCGCCACACTCCCAGCCGGTGCTGGAGCTGACCGGGACCTGGCCCGGGGCGCAGCTGACCGCGGCGGCGGTCTGCTCAAAGACGTCTTCGGCCAGGGCCTCGCGGGTCACCGCGCCGGCGGCGACCTGGTCGGCGACGAGGGCGCGGATGGCCAGGTCGCTGGTGAGGGCGTAGGGCACCGAGTGGAACTGGAAGCGCGGGGTGAGCTCGTCTTCGCCATCGAGGGCAACCCCGATCCAGGTCTGGTCGGCAGCAAAGACCGCGGCGTTGAGGGGGCTGCCCTGCTCGCCAAGGCTCACCGTGTAAAACCCGTTGTCATCGAGCTCCACGCGGATCTCGTCCTGCCAGAGGATCTCGCCAGCGGTCTCGGCGTTGTAGATCGTGAACTGCATGTCGACCATGCCGCTCTTGGGCTCCCCGCTCTCGTCGAGCAGGCGGCCCTGCTGAAGAATCTGCGTTGGCGGCGCGGCGGTGGCGGGGGTGGCGAAGAGGCAGACCGCTCCAAACACGGCAGCACAGGTCAGGGAGAGTGGCTTTTGAGACCACCGGGCGATGTTCATGACGCGCTCCTGGGTTGGCCCGGACTCCGGGCATGAGCCACCGACGGGATGGGGGAGTGTCGGGCGGCGAAAGGGCTGACGAGGGAATGTAATGATTTGCAAAGCCAGAATGCCGCTGAGCTTCTTGAGCTGTCAACGCCGGGTTGGGGGCAGGCCCCAAAAAGGCCCGCAGCCCGCGTTTCGTGTCCCCTGAACGTGGGTTGTTTGAGCGCTCGACCCGGCCCTGAGTCCCCCGAAAGTGGGTTGCTGAAGCGCTCGACACACCTCGCTGCACGAGTGCAGGTGGTGTCGAAGCCCTCGGCGCCTCTTGTCGCCATTCAAGAAGGCGCGTCGAAGCGCTCGACACACCTCGCTGCACGAGTGCAGGTGGTGTCGAAGCCCTCGGCGCCTCTTGTCGCCACTCAAGAAGGCGCGTCGAAGCGCTCGACAGGTGTCTCGTTAGCGAAAGAGGCCGCGACGAAGCCCTTGTCAGGATGGGTTCAACCGGCGCAGGGGTCGCCGAGCACTTCGGCACGCGTGGTTCAGTCGGCGCAAGGGGGGCCGAGCGTGTTGGCGAGGGGGTTCAGTCGGCGCAGGGGTCGCCGAGCACTTCGGCACGCGTGGTTCAGTCGGCGCAAGGGTCGCCGAGCGTGTTGGCGAGGGGGTTCAGTCGGCGCAGGGGTCGCCGAGCGCTTTGGCCAGGAGGTTCAACTCTGGCGGAAGGCGTCGAGCGGCTCGGCGAGTCGGTTTTAAAATGAAAGTGAGGCGTCGGAGCGCAGGGGGGGGAGTGGGAGAGGCATGCCCCCCGACGGGGAGGTAGGGCTGGCGTCGGGGGGCTGGCGAGGTCAGTCCACCTGCACGATCTCTCCGCGCATGTCCGAATGACCGGCCACCGCGCAGCGGTAGCCGGTGAGGTTCACATCGTTGTTCGGCGGGGTTTCCGGGGTGAGGGAGCCGGCCAGGGTAAAGCGCATGACCTGATCCTGCTGCACCCAGGCGATCTCGGCCTCGTCTTCGGGGGCCGGGTCCTGCCCCCGGCCCTGTGCCAGGAGGAGGGTGTCCTGGGCGCGGGTCTGGCCGAGCTCCACCAGGTCGAAGGGGTGGGCGTTGCTGACCAGGTTGACGATCTCGTAGCGCCAGCCCCGCTTCAGCGTCAGCGTGGGGTTAAAGGCGGTGGGGTCGCTGATCATGTCGGTGAACTCGGCGGGCTCGGCGCTCTCAAAGAGGTAGGCGTCGTTGCCGGAGGCCACCATCTCAAAACGCACCGCCGGCGCCGGGTCGGCCGGGTCGGCGTGGGTGACCTCAAAGTCCAGCACAAGGGGCGCACCGCCGGCGTCGGTTTGGAGCGTGTCGATGCTCGCATCGAGTACGCCGTTTTCGTCGACATCCTTAAAGAGGTAGACGTACAGGGTCTCACCCGGGGTGGTGATGGGGCGGCTTAAGGTCAGGGGCAGCGCTTCAAAAAGCCCGGGGGTCAGGGGAGCGGTCGCGAGCGTTTCCTCGTCGGCGTCGGCGATGGCGATGAGTGCGTGGCGAGCACTGCTCACCATGGCGATGCGCACGCGGGTGGAAAATTCGAGGGTCTGGTCGTCGGCCTGGAGGCCGGCCGAGGGGATGCGCACCTCCACCGCCGCGGCGACGGGCTGGCCATCGGCGTCGAGCGCGGGAGGATCGTCGGGGGTGTCGGCGCTGGCATCGTAGCCAAAGACGCCATCTTCCGGGGCCTCGCGATGAAGTCTCGCCAGCAGCCACTCCCCGTCTTCGAGCTCGCGCGTCAGGCTCACGCTCACATCTTGCGAGACGCCCGCTTCGATCGCCACGCTGCCCAGAAGCTCCCCGGCGCTGCTGAGATCTTCGGGAACCTCGAGCGCGTAAATCGCCACCCAGCCGGGCTGTGCAGCGAGCACCTCGGCGATGCGCACCTCATCGCGGACCTCGGTGAGCACCTGGCGCTCGACACGTAAATGATCGTCGGGCTCGGCGTCGACGTCGGGAGCATCGGCATCGGAAGTGTCGGCATCGTGGATGCCGCCATCTTCCTCGCCGCCATCGTTGCTGCCGCCATCCTCCAGGCCGCTGTCGGCCTCCAGAGGCTCCGACGAGGGGGAGGAGCAGGCCAGGGGAGCCAGGACAAGGGGAATCGAGCAGAGCAGAAGGCGCAGCTTCATGAGGGCCTCTCAGGGGGGCCGGCCCGGGGGGAGGGGGGCTGGCGGGTTTACAGGCGTTCCGAAACGTCGTGCGGCGAGGTTATTACGCCGTGAGCTATCGTTGACGCCGTATCTGCGGCGTTGAGAGCACTTCGGGCAGCGTTGCAAAGCCTCGACGATGCTAAAGCATCGCCTTAAGTTTCGCGCCTTGCCCGAGGATCTCTCGGCTTCGCCGCCATCGACGTCAACTTCTGCTCACGACGTCGTTAAGGATGAGAGATGGGCGGCGAGGTTGGCAATCCCTGTTTTGTGGGATGGGGCTGATCGGCCACCAGGGCGGGCTCGTAGACTTGGAAGAGGCGTTTTAGCTGGTCGGCGAAGAGCGTGTCGGTGCCGTCGATATGGCGTCGAATCCAGAAACCCACGGCGGATTTCACGACGTTGCCCTCATAGACCCCGCCGTCAAAACCACGGTTATAGAAGTAGTTGAAGTCGGCCTCGGGCGCGTCGAAAAAGTGGGGATTCATCACGAAGAAGTAGCGCTCGTAGTGGTCGCGGGGCACGCCCTGCGGGCTCTGCATGGCGAGTTGCAGGCGCGTGGCCTCGGCCTGCAGGTACTCCGGGTGCTGCTGGAGGCGCTGGTAGGTGGCCCACAGGGTGGTGGCCAGGGGGCGCACCGCTTTGGTGTAGACCGCGCGGGTCCGGGGGAGCAGGGCCGGGTGGGTGGCCGCGGGCAGCGCCCAGTCGGCCAGGCGGCTCACAAACGCGGGGTTGTAGTGGCCAAAGCTGTCGGTGGCGTCGCGCACCAGCGTGCCCTGGTGGGGGCCGCTCTCAAAGACGGGGAGGTCGGTGTTGGCCAGCAGGGCCTCCACGCTCAAAAAGGTGCGGGCCCGGCAGTAAAAGGTGTAGATGCCGCCGGCCGGGAAGTAGTCGAAGGTCTCGCAGGTATGCCGGGTTTGATCGAAGTGGAGCCAGGCCTGGGTGGCCAGCGCGCGCAGATCGAGGGTGAGGGTGGAAGAGGCGGCGGCCTCGGAGTTCGGCGCTGCCGCGTCGCTGGCGAGTGGGTTGGAGGCGCAGGCAGCGGCCCCGAGGAGCAGGCCGAGCAGGGCGGTCGGGACGAGGAGGCGGCGGGGCGGCAGGGCGGACATGGGCATCTCAAACATCGGTGGTGGGCCACAGCCTGGCGCCGGGCGTGGCGTTTGGGGAGGGGGAAGTATGCGGTGTCGAGCGGCGTGGCGGTGTGGCGAGGGCTTAAGCCGACTCCACGTCGGCGGCGCCCGGGAAGTCGTGGTGGCGAGGCATCGGCTTCAGGGATGCGAAGGTCTCTTCGGCGCAGAGCCACTCGCTCATCAGTTCGGTTCGGCTGTTGACGCCGAGCTTGGTGTAGATGCGGGAGACGTATTGA
This region of Lujinxingia litoralis genomic DNA includes:
- a CDS encoding DUF7282 domain-containing protein, which codes for MKLRLLLCSIPLVLAPLACSSPSSEPLEADSGLEDGGSNDGGEEDGGIHDADTSDADAPDVDAEPDDHLRVERQVLTEVRDEVRIAEVLAAQPGWVAIYALEVPEDLSSAGELLGSVAIEAGVSQDVSVSLTRELEDGEWLLARLHREAPEDGVFGYDASADTPDDPPALDADGQPVAAAVEVRIPSAGLQADDQTLEFSTRVRIAMVSSARHALIAIADADEETLATAPLTPGLFEALPLTLSRPITTPGETLYVYLFKDVDENGVLDASIDTLQTDAGGAPLVLDFEVTHADPADPAPAVRFEMVASGNDAYLFESAEPAEFTDMISDPTAFNPTLTLKRGWRYEIVNLVSNAHPFDLVELGQTRAQDTLLLAQGRGQDPAPEDEAEIAWVQQDQVMRFTLAGSLTPETPPNNDVNLTGYRCAVAGHSDMRGEIVQVD